Proteins from a genomic interval of Longimicrobiaceae bacterium:
- a CDS encoding MerC domain-containing protein has translation MNASPLRRPALWTAALPVACAVHCVAMPLAALFVPVVGHATGVEAGIMLASAALAVATTVYGVRAHGRRAVWLPVLVGFAVWAASLAGWTEPLPEPATTVLGSLLVAGGLMRNARLRHAASCRSCGCPAHPAGE, from the coding sequence ATGAACGCATCTCCCCTGCGCCGGCCGGCGCTCTGGACCGCAGCGCTCCCCGTCGCGTGCGCCGTACACTGCGTGGCGATGCCGCTGGCGGCGCTCTTCGTCCCCGTCGTGGGCCACGCCACCGGCGTGGAGGCGGGGATCATGCTCGCCTCGGCGGCGCTCGCCGTCGCCACGACCGTCTACGGGGTGCGGGCCCACGGACGCCGTGCCGTGTGGCTCCCCGTGCTCGTGGGCTTCGCCGTCTGGGCCGCGAGCCTCGCCGGCTGGACGGAGCCGCTCCCTGAGCCGGCGACGACCGTCCTGGGCAGCCTGCTCGTCGCGGGCGGGCTGATGCGCAACGCCCGCCTCCGGCATGCCGCCTCGTGCCGGAGCTGCGGCTGCCCGGCCCACCCCGCGGGGGAGTAG